A single window of Candidatus Latescibacterota bacterium DNA harbors:
- a CDS encoding ABC transporter ATP-binding protein — translation MIEAIELTKRYDDGVLALDHVSFSIDPGQVFVMLGANGAGKTTAINLFLDFIEPTGGEARIAGFDSCREPLKAKERVAYVSENVMLYPNFTAVQNLDFFARLGGKTDYTTDDYRRVLSRVGLDEESHFKKLKDYSKGMRQKCGIATAILKDASAVLLDEPTSGLDPKAGREFIELIKSLREEKKAVLMSTHDIFRAKEIADIVGIMSGGRLVMMRSREELENEDLHALYMQYMGGRTDTIVS, via the coding sequence ATGATCGAGGCCATCGAACTGACGAAACGGTACGATGACGGAGTGCTGGCTCTCGATCACGTCTCTTTTTCAATAGATCCCGGCCAGGTCTTCGTGATGCTTGGAGCGAATGGTGCGGGAAAGACAACTGCGATCAACCTGTTCCTCGATTTTATCGAGCCGACCGGGGGCGAGGCAAGGATAGCTGGTTTCGATAGCTGTCGAGAACCGTTGAAGGCGAAAGAGAGGGTCGCCTACGTTTCCGAGAACGTGATGCTCTACCCGAATTTCACCGCCGTTCAGAATCTCGATTTTTTCGCGAGACTAGGAGGCAAGACGGATTACACGACAGACGACTACAGGCGCGTTCTCTCGAGAGTCGGTCTCGATGAGGAAAGTCATTTCAAGAAACTGAAAGATTATTCTAAAGGGATGCGCCAGAAATGCGGTATAGCGACGGCGATCCTGAAGGATGCCTCTGCGGTACTTCTCGACGAGCCGACCTCGGGGCTGGATCCCAAAGCCGGGCGCGAGTTCATCGAATTGATAAAGTCACTCCGTGAGGAGAAGAAGGCGGTATTGATGTCGACGCATGATATCTTCAGGGCGAAAGAGATTGCCGATATAGTCGGCATCATGAGTGGGGGGCGGCTGGTGATGATGCGTTCTCGTGAGGAACTCGAAAACGAGGACCTTCACGC